From one Lycium barbarum isolate Lr01 chromosome 6, ASM1917538v2, whole genome shotgun sequence genomic stretch:
- the LOC132598432 gene encoding calreticulin, producing the protein MATQRRKNPSSLFLVAVFSLFVASVVAEVFFEESFNDGWESRWVKSEWKKDENMAGEWNHTSGKWNGDANDKGIQTSEDYRFYAISAEFPEFSNKGKNLVFQFSVKHEQKLDCGGGYMKLLSGDVDQKKFGGDTPYSIMFGPDICGYSTKKVHAILTYNDTNHLIKKEVPCETDQLTHVYTFILRPDATYSILIDNVEKQSGSLYSDWDLLPPKKIKDPSAKKPEDWDDKEFIDDPEDKKPEGYDDIPEEITDPEAKKPEDWDDEEDGEWTAPTIPNPEYKGPWTAKKIKNPNYKGKWKAPMIDNPDFKDDPDLYVFPKLKYVGVELWQVKSGTLFDNIVICDDPEYAKSIAENTWGKQKDAEKTAFEEAEKKKEEEESKDAPADSDAEEDDEADEADSDDADDKSDSKDDESHDEL; encoded by the exons ATGGCTACTCAACGAAGAAAAAACCCTAGCTCTCTCTTTCTCGTTGCAGTATTCTCTCTATTTGTAGCTTCCGTTGTAGCTGAAGTTTTCTTCGAGGAAAGTTTCAATG ATGGTTGGGAAAGCAGGTGGGTGAAGTCTGAATGGAAGAAAGATGAAAACATGGCTGGAGAGTGGAATCACACCTCTGGCAAGTGGAATGGAGACGCTAATGACAAAG GTATCCAGACCAGTGAAGACTACAGGTTCTATGCCATTTCAGCTGAGTTCCCTGAATTTAGTAACAAGGGAAAGAACTTAGTGTTCCAGTTCTCTGTCAAGCATGAGCAGAAGCTTGACTGTGGTGGTGGGTACATGAAGTTGCTTAGTGGAGATGTTGACCAAAAGAAATTTGGTGGTGACACTCCCTACAG TATCATGTTTGGACCAGACATCTGTGGCTACAGCACCAAGAAGGTCCATGCTATTCTCACTTATAATGACACAAACCACTTGATCAAGAAGGAAGTCCCATGTGAGACTGATCAACTGACCCATGTCTACACTTTCATCCTCCGTCCTGATGCCACATACAGCATCCTCATTGACAATGTGGAGAAGCAGTCTGGTAGCTTGTACTCTGACTGGGACCTTCTCCCACCAAAGAAGATCAAGGATCCAAGTGCCAAGAAA CCTGAAGATTGGGATGACAAGGAATTCATTGATGATCCTGAGGATAAGAAGCCAGAG GGTTATGATGACATTCCAGAAGAGATAACTGATCCTGAGGCCAAGAAG CCAGAGGACTGGGATGATGAGGAAGATGGTGAATGGACAGCACCAACCATTCCCAATCCCGAGTACAAGGGTCCATGGACGGCAAAG AAAATTAAGAACCCGAACTACAAGGGCAAGTGGAAGGCTCCTATGATTGACAACCCAG ACTTCAAGGATGACCCAGATCTCTATGTTTTCCCAAAATTGAAGTATGTGGGAGTTGAACTGTGGCAA GTGAAATCTGGAACCTTGTTTGACAATATTGTCATATGCGATGATCCAGAGTATGCCAAGTCAATTGCTGAGAATACATGGGGAAAGCAGAAGGAT GCGGAAAAGACTGCTTTTGAGGAAGCAGAAAAGAAGAAAGAGGAGGAG GAATCAAAGGATGCTCCAGCTGATTCTGAT GCCGAGGAAGATGACGAGGCCGATGAGGCTGATTCGGATGATGCTGATGACAAGTCTGACTCCAAGGATGATGAATCTCAT GATGAACTGTAA